In Desulfomicrobium apsheronum, a single window of DNA contains:
- a CDS encoding ABC transporter ATP-binding protein, protein MNESTTAIEVKGLKKSFGAVHAVADISFTVEQGEVFGLLGPNGAGKTTTINMLTGLARPDAGTFRIKGIDCTANLRAAQHLVGVVPDESNLYAELTGFENLCFCAALYGLRKPERVARARELLETFGLSDAADRKFAGYSKGMKRKLTIAAGIIHKPDILFLDEPTTGVDVGSARQLRQIVMNLKKTRTTVLLTTHYIEEAERLCDRIAFIVEGRIVHTGTVEELLQPVQACHSMRIQCSGMPPGIVAALRETFADLDFSLLEPELLRVDSGAPVRVGPLVRFLEDAGGEVAEARRLRPSLEDVFVRVTGLEAKVLRGEKEKKGGRQ, encoded by the coding sequence ATGAACGAATCGACCACCGCCATCGAGGTCAAAGGCCTTAAAAAATCTTTCGGAGCCGTCCACGCGGTCGCGGACATCTCCTTTACCGTGGAACAGGGCGAGGTCTTTGGCTTGCTGGGTCCCAACGGGGCGGGCAAAACCACGACCATCAACATGCTGACCGGTCTGGCCAGGCCCGATGCCGGAACCTTTCGCATCAAGGGCATCGACTGCACGGCCAACCTGCGGGCCGCGCAGCATCTGGTCGGAGTGGTGCCGGACGAAAGCAACCTGTATGCGGAACTGACCGGCTTCGAGAATCTCTGTTTCTGCGCCGCCCTTTACGGGTTGCGCAAACCCGAACGCGTGGCGCGGGCACGCGAACTGCTCGAAACCTTCGGGCTTTCGGATGCGGCGGATCGCAAATTCGCGGGTTATTCCAAAGGCATGAAGCGCAAGTTGACCATCGCGGCAGGCATCATCCACAAACCCGACATCCTTTTCCTGGACGAACCCACCACGGGAGTGGACGTAGGCAGCGCCCGGCAGCTGCGCCAGATCGTCATGAACCTCAAGAAGACTCGCACCACGGTTCTTTTGACCACGCACTACATCGAAGAGGCCGAACGCCTGTGCGACCGTATCGCCTTTATTGTTGAGGGGCGCATCGTGCACACCGGAACCGTCGAGGAACTGCTTCAGCCCGTGCAGGCCTGCCATTCCATGCGCATCCAGTGCAGTGGCATGCCGCCCGGCATCGTCGCCGCCCTGAGGGAAACGTTCGCTGATCTTGATTTTTCCCTGCTGGAACCGGAACTCTTACGTGTGGACTCGGGCGCTCCGGTGCGCGTCGGGCCGCTGGTGCGCTTTCTGGAGGATGCCGGGGGCGAAGTGGCCGAAGCCCGCAGGCTGCGACCGTCCCTGGAGGACGTGTTCGTGCGCGTGACCGGCCTTGAGGCGAAGGTGCTGCGCGGAGAAAAGGAAAAAAAGGGAGGTCGGCAATGA
- a CDS encoding motility protein A, whose translation MEGKTILGLLLCGLIFGAGFVISGDVGQYFNLSAFLIVFGGCLGTAIASFRMERLGFVSKVLRNSYRSRMKEPAAIVEILVDLSVKSRIRGLHTLVEDERETSIMFLRRALGFVVDNYSREQTTDILNTEMYFFKQRRDESERVLRVMADICPAIGLAGSVVGLIGMLSGVNDTGVVLATIPIALTSTLYGVILANFVFLPLAARIREVTDHELLLQKIIIEGVRAIQSELNPRVLEVKLKSFLTPSAREGQLVSLARIKERFQIREREEDAPRMAAPEEVGAAL comes from the coding sequence ATGGAAGGAAAAACGATTCTGGGCCTGCTGCTCTGCGGCCTGATTTTTGGAGCCGGTTTCGTGATCAGCGGTGATGTGGGGCAGTATTTCAACCTGTCCGCGTTCCTGATTGTCTTCGGCGGCTGCCTGGGCACGGCCATCGCCAGCTTCCGGATGGAACGCCTCGGGTTCGTGAGCAAGGTGCTGCGCAATTCCTACCGCTCGCGAATGAAGGAGCCGGCCGCCATAGTCGAGATTTTGGTGGACCTGTCGGTCAAGAGCCGAATTCGCGGGTTGCACACCCTGGTCGAAGACGAGCGCGAGACCTCCATCATGTTTCTGCGGCGGGCACTGGGTTTTGTGGTCGACAACTACTCCCGGGAGCAAACCACCGACATCCTGAACACGGAGATGTATTTCTTCAAGCAGCGCCGCGATGAATCCGAGCGCGTGCTGCGGGTCATGGCCGACATCTGTCCGGCCATCGGGCTGGCGGGCAGCGTGGTGGGACTCATCGGCATGCTTTCCGGCGTGAATGACACGGGGGTTGTGCTGGCGACCATCCCCATTGCCCTGACTTCGACTCTTTACGGCGTCATCCTGGCCAATTTCGTCTTCCTGCCGCTGGCCGCCCGGATTCGCGAGGTCACGGACCACGAGCTTCTGCTTCAGAAGATCATCATCGAGGGCGTGCGAGCCATTCAGAGCGAACTCAACCCCCGCGTGCTCGAAGTGAAGCTCAAATCCTTTCTCACCCCGTCGGCGCGAGAGGGGCAGCTTGTCTCACTGGCACGCATAAAGGAACGCTTCCAGATCAGGGAACGCGAAGAGGACGCCCCGCGCATGGCTGCGCCGGAGGAGGTGGGAGCGGCCCTGTGA
- a CDS encoding MotA/TolQ/ExbB proton channel family protein, protein MNLFQQGGPMMWPLLAISTAALAVMAERFVIFTTTRFPSRDMLTSILDMLRQDKKNGALELVENNAPFFTKFFAALLTKGTPRQREERALVAGEEILFELSRRLDFLATAATTAPLMGLLGTVMGMISAFSRLANSGNVDITMLAGGIWQALLTTGAGLGIAIPSLLAHRWLLRQHEKTAFAMQQTAALLLDQISSVNEP, encoded by the coding sequence ATGAACCTGTTCCAGCAGGGCGGACCAATGATGTGGCCGCTTCTCGCCATATCCACGGCAGCTCTCGCAGTCATGGCAGAACGCTTCGTGATATTCACCACGACACGATTCCCGAGCCGAGACATGCTCACGTCCATCCTGGACATGCTCCGCCAGGACAAAAAAAATGGCGCACTTGAACTGGTTGAAAACAACGCACCGTTTTTCACAAAATTCTTCGCCGCCCTGCTCACAAAAGGCACGCCTCGACAACGCGAGGAACGTGCCCTGGTCGCCGGGGAGGAAATACTGTTCGAACTGAGCCGCCGCTTGGATTTCCTGGCCACAGCCGCCACAACGGCCCCCCTCATGGGTCTGCTCGGCACGGTCATGGGTATGATCTCTGCGTTTTCCAGACTGGCAAACTCCGGCAACGTGGACATCACCATGCTGGCTGGCGGCATCTGGCAGGCGCTGCTGACTACGGGCGCAGGACTGGGTATCGCCATCCCCTCGCTCCTGGCCCACCGCTGGCTCCTCCGCCAGCATGAAAAAACAGCCTTCGCCATGCAACAAACGGCTGCCCTGCTCCTGGACCAGATCTCCTCGGTGAATGAGCCGTGA
- a CDS encoding ferredoxin has protein sequence MTIVIDHEECIGCESCVELCPEVFAMIDGEEKAMVTAPDSTAECAQDAIDACPVEAISKE, from the coding sequence ATGACCATAGTAATCGACCACGAAGAATGCATCGGCTGCGAAAGTTGTGTGGAACTTTGTCCTGAAGTTTTTGCCATGATCGACGGCGAAGAAAAAGCCATGGTCACGGCCCCGGACTCCACAGCCGAATGCGCCCAGGACGCCATCGACGCCTGCCCCGTCGAAGCCATCAGCAAGGAATAA
- a CDS encoding TonB C-terminal domain-containing protein, with protein MIRRPVLAASIAFSLFAHFLLIHMSGPSASVRDANQILVPADFDVAALSSVDPLGLGRTVEQAAGHDNEEKNNPDKRRQALRQYVACVREAIEQRKFQPRRQGLENLIGNARYSVTIAPDGSFNEIRLVRTSGDALLDRTAQLGILAASGVVKRPKIIGNAPLHLSVTVKYQHSL; from the coding sequence GTGATACGCAGACCAGTGCTGGCCGCATCCATAGCGTTCTCTCTGTTCGCACACTTCCTGCTGATCCACATGAGCGGTCCTTCTGCCTCGGTCCGGGATGCAAATCAGATTCTTGTGCCTGCGGACTTCGACGTGGCCGCACTCTCCAGCGTCGATCCTTTGGGCCTGGGCCGTACGGTTGAGCAGGCTGCGGGCCATGACAACGAAGAAAAAAACAACCCGGACAAACGCAGACAGGCTCTCCGCCAATACGTCGCCTGCGTGCGCGAGGCCATCGAACAGCGCAAATTCCAACCACGCCGCCAGGGCCTGGAAAACCTGATCGGCAACGCGCGCTACTCCGTCACCATCGCTCCAGATGGTTCCTTTAACGAGATTCGCTTGGTCCGCACATCTGGCGATGCCCTGCTGGACCGCACGGCCCAGCTCGGCATCCTCGCGGCCAGCGGCGTGGTAAAGCGCCCCAAGATCATCGGCAACGCCCCCCTTCACCTCTCCGTAACCGTCAAATACCAGCACTCGCTATAG
- a CDS encoding ExbD/TolR family protein: MISFKHSSRHPAAPDITPLLDVVFILLIFFVISAVFTARGMDMALPDAETAHPVSGKSLEIELRSDGSLSCDGTPATMRDLSFILDRAAVLAPASQPGRILLKASPDAEVAPFVKVVDMVRKHGFNNLIIGTRVNTSPPGLDGDMR, translated from the coding sequence GTGATCTCGTTCAAACACAGCTCCCGGCACCCCGCCGCCCCGGACATCACTCCCCTTCTGGACGTAGTATTCATTCTTTTGATTTTCTTCGTAATTTCAGCGGTATTCACGGCCAGGGGCATGGACATGGCGTTACCGGATGCAGAGACGGCGCATCCGGTGTCAGGTAAGTCTCTGGAAATCGAACTCAGGTCGGACGGGTCCCTGTCCTGCGACGGTACTCCGGCTACCATGCGCGACCTCTCCTTCATTCTGGACCGTGCGGCGGTCCTGGCTCCAGCCAGCCAACCCGGTCGAATCCTGCTCAAGGCCTCGCCCGATGCGGAAGTGGCCCCTTTTGTGAAGGTGGTGGACATGGTGCGCAAGCACGGATTCAACAACCTGATCATCGGCACACGCGTCAACACATCCCCACCCGGCTTGGACGGAGACATGCGGTGA
- a CDS encoding DUF190 domain-containing protein, with translation MVKLIDVRILKIFVGEAARHKGSPLHDVIVDEARRRGMAGASVCRGFMGFGASNLLHTAKILRLAEDLPIIVEIVDTPSRIADFLPVVDALVEEGSIVVQDGQAIFHLPMRIRDVMTEQVVTVDTLTPLHEVVDLLLHREVKAVPVMEAGRIAGIITGGDLLSRARMPLRLDMHGRVPSGLRHKHSHCLEFEGLKARDIMSAPVTTLNITTTVTDALKLMATRNIKRLPVTAEDGTLMGIVSRADVLAAIGRTSAVAAHLDVLPEGVHAFARDVLFTDVPTAAPDAPLTDILKKLVASPLRRVVIVDADRTIRGIIHDWDLLQCFVRQNSPTLVAKILGVLTQREAVPTTLEGTAEEVMFHEVLSVSPDTPLSEVIRTLVDNGVKRLVVADEKGRLLGMVDRDVILKALAGQSSPEV, from the coding sequence ATGGTCAAGTTGATCGATGTGAGGATTCTCAAGATTTTCGTAGGCGAGGCGGCACGACACAAAGGCTCTCCGCTCCACGACGTCATTGTCGATGAGGCCCGCCGACGCGGCATGGCCGGGGCCTCGGTTTGCCGGGGCTTCATGGGCTTCGGGGCAAGCAATCTTCTGCACACGGCCAAGATCCTGCGGCTGGCCGAGGATCTGCCGATCATCGTGGAGATCGTGGACACGCCGTCGCGCATCGCCGATTTTCTGCCCGTGGTCGACGCGCTCGTCGAGGAAGGGAGTATCGTGGTCCAGGATGGCCAGGCCATCTTCCACCTGCCCATGCGCATCCGCGACGTGATGACCGAGCAGGTCGTTACCGTGGACACCCTGACGCCTCTGCACGAGGTGGTGGATCTGCTGCTGCACAGGGAGGTAAAAGCCGTCCCGGTCATGGAAGCCGGGCGTATTGCCGGCATCATCACCGGCGGCGACCTGCTGTCCCGTGCGCGAATGCCCCTGCGGCTGGACATGCACGGTCGCGTGCCGTCCGGACTGCGCCACAAGCACAGTCATTGCCTGGAATTCGAAGGGCTCAAAGCGCGCGACATCATGTCGGCTCCGGTCACGACCCTCAATATCACGACCACGGTCACGGACGCCCTGAAGCTGATGGCTACCCGCAACATCAAGCGCCTACCGGTCACGGCCGAAGACGGGACGCTGATGGGCATCGTCAGCCGCGCGGACGTGCTCGCGGCCATCGGGCGCACATCCGCAGTGGCGGCGCATCTCGACGTCCTGCCCGAAGGCGTGCACGCCTTTGCCCGTGACGTGCTGTTCACGGACGTGCCCACCGCCGCTCCGGACGCGCCGCTGACCGACATTCTGAAAAAGCTTGTCGCATCTCCTCTACGCCGAGTGGTCATCGTGGATGCGGACAGGACGATCCGTGGCATCATTCACGACTGGGATCTCTTGCAGTGCTTCGTGCGTCAGAACTCTCCCACCCTGGTGGCCAAGATCCTCGGCGTCCTGACTCAGCGCGAGGCCGTGCCCACGACGCTTGAAGGCACCGCCGAGGAAGTCATGTTCCACGAAGTGCTCAGCGTAAGTCCCGATACCCCCTTGAGCGAAGTCATCCGCACCCTCGTGGACAACGGGGTCAAGCGTCTGGTGGTCGCCGACGAAAAAGGGCGCCTGCTCGGCATGGTCGACCGGGACGTGATTCTGAAGGCGCTGGCCGGACAGAGCTCGCCTGAAGTTTGA
- a CDS encoding CobW family GTP-binding protein, producing MDTPVLLLNSLLAACRHNEFKRLVGWKGMAVCPRGTVAWTMKLRGRPGVYGLLAEATGLDEFSRNAKIGLYYFPAEDEPLLEHMSLAANLAATQPDYIARVRTFSTSLEWAAPFRIGAVSVHLLRNETALAIQAQALERKICIAKDGVTTESGEWVIAPGAPEEDFPAHDITTDVFLVIGAAVSNSLASSPARYAREEQPSMIPGYTRNGERIHFDKTNTVITDTLVWGEDDSARRLASHLLKKDALTPDQVGAMPQAIASALLWKTHDLTTLGSDAEYAYAFDTRPRLIVLSGFLGAGKTTFLNQLLEYHASRDEIVAIIQNEVGQTGVDGKLLEGDDSIVEIDEGCVCCTLAGNLSKGIEQLKTRFNPRVIVLESTGLANPFNILKELDTLRSLARLDSVTTLVDAVNAQQLLDTSDIAMNQVKAADIILLNKCDLVTDQERASLFHRLRTLNSRAHIAETEYAAINPATLYDSDPLEHDAPGLQSISTPCPRHIHAMEEFTSRRFTFDAPLNREALIRTLDLLPSEVFRLKGIVSLIGHDHAQVVQYVAGRHELSSLGKKFEDQSFLVAIGKNMNLSPLAALQEAHT from the coding sequence GTGGACACGCCCGTCCTGCTCTTGAACAGTCTGCTTGCAGCCTGCCGGCACAATGAATTCAAACGGCTCGTCGGCTGGAAAGGAATGGCCGTCTGCCCCAGGGGCACTGTCGCCTGGACCATGAAACTCCGCGGCCGTCCCGGCGTGTATGGGCTGCTGGCCGAAGCAACCGGGCTGGACGAATTTTCCCGAAACGCCAAAATTGGCCTGTACTATTTCCCGGCGGAGGACGAACCGCTTCTCGAACACATGTCCCTGGCCGCGAACTTGGCCGCAACCCAGCCGGACTACATAGCACGCGTCCGCACCTTCTCGACCTCGCTGGAGTGGGCCGCGCCGTTTCGGATCGGGGCGGTCAGCGTCCATCTCCTCCGTAACGAAACCGCTCTTGCCATCCAAGCCCAAGCCCTTGAACGGAAAATCTGCATCGCCAAGGACGGCGTCACCACGGAGTCCGGCGAGTGGGTCATCGCCCCGGGGGCACCCGAAGAGGATTTCCCGGCCCACGACATCACCACGGATGTTTTTCTGGTCATTGGCGCTGCGGTATCCAACAGCCTTGCTTCCAGCCCGGCACGCTATGCCCGTGAGGAACAGCCGAGCATGATCCCTGGTTACACCCGCAATGGCGAACGTATTCATTTTGACAAAACAAACACGGTCATCACCGACACTCTCGTCTGGGGAGAAGACGACTCGGCACGTCGCCTTGCGTCCCACCTTCTCAAAAAAGACGCGCTCACCCCCGACCAGGTCGGCGCCATGCCACAGGCCATTGCTTCGGCCCTGCTCTGGAAAACTCACGACCTGACAACCCTGGGCTCAGATGCGGAATACGCCTACGCTTTCGACACCCGTCCCAGACTCATCGTGCTGAGCGGCTTCCTGGGAGCGGGCAAGACCACCTTCCTGAACCAATTGCTTGAGTACCACGCGTCCCGCGATGAAATCGTGGCCATCATCCAAAACGAAGTCGGACAAACCGGAGTGGACGGCAAACTTCTGGAAGGAGACGATTCCATCGTAGAAATTGACGAAGGCTGCGTGTGCTGCACCCTGGCCGGGAACCTGTCCAAGGGCATTGAGCAACTCAAGACGCGGTTCAATCCCAGAGTCATTGTCCTGGAGAGTACAGGTCTGGCCAACCCCTTCAACATTCTCAAGGAACTCGACACGCTTCGCTCCCTGGCACGCCTGGACTCGGTCACGACACTGGTTGATGCGGTCAACGCCCAGCAACTACTGGATACAAGCGATATCGCCATGAACCAGGTCAAGGCTGCGGACATCATCTTGCTGAATAAGTGCGACCTGGTGACCGACCAAGAGCGAGCCTCTCTTTTCCATCGCCTCCGCACCCTGAATTCCCGCGCGCACATAGCAGAAACTGAATACGCGGCCATTAATCCAGCGACCCTGTACGATTCCGACCCCCTCGAGCACGACGCGCCCGGGCTCCAGTCCATATCCACCCCCTGCCCTCGACATATCCATGCGATGGAAGAATTCACCTCCAGACGCTTTACCTTTGACGCACCCTTGAACAGGGAAGCCCTAATCCGGACCCTTGACCTTCTCCCCTCGGAAGTTTTTCGACTCAAGGGGATCGTGTCGCTGATCGGGCACGACCATGCTCAGGTCGTGCAATACGTTGCGGGAAGGCATGAATTGTCCAGTCTTGGCAAAAAGTTCGAGGACCAATCCTTCCTGGTCGCCATCGGCAAAAACATGAATCTCTCCCCGCTCGCGGCACTTCAGGAGGCGCACACATGA
- a CDS encoding OmpA/MotB family protein yields the protein MREPTPEIMRDVSARLSRPGPGKRAMEGAAEPFGGINGGDGEHPGGNAFGQHFDIFAREQQFRPASWVICWSDLMMTMFIMFAALYIFQLPKIQYKSVSEFSVQALPLGTETVPPQALAGSILDRLHDRLRDLIARDGLQAVVTVQSVPGESLHVVLPGDFLFEGSGTVLRGDVKKTLLDMGEILGSAPHVLSVVGHAAPDGAAVGAMGPWKLSVAMASDVADFLMRDAGLPAGRMLVAGYGDQRPLVDGDGIRVGWRVELVLSSENPTEPLPTVNAPTGEGFRQWLAASKPGGQ from the coding sequence ATGCGAGAACCAACACCTGAAATCATGCGCGACGTGTCGGCGCGGCTTTCCCGGCCCGGGCCTGGCAAGCGGGCCATGGAAGGCGCGGCAGAGCCCTTTGGCGGTATAAACGGCGGTGATGGAGAGCATCCCGGCGGGAACGCTTTTGGTCAACACTTTGACATTTTTGCCCGGGAGCAGCAGTTCCGGCCCGCCAGTTGGGTCATTTGCTGGTCGGATCTGATGATGACCATGTTCATCATGTTCGCCGCCCTTTATATTTTTCAACTGCCCAAGATCCAATACAAATCGGTTTCGGAATTCTCCGTGCAGGCCTTGCCGCTGGGGACTGAGACCGTTCCGCCCCAGGCTTTGGCCGGATCGATTCTGGATCGTCTGCACGACCGGTTGCGTGACCTGATCGCGCGCGATGGGCTGCAAGCCGTGGTCACGGTGCAGTCGGTCCCGGGAGAATCACTGCATGTGGTGCTCCCGGGCGATTTTCTTTTTGAAGGAAGCGGCACCGTTCTGCGGGGCGATGTCAAAAAAACGCTGCTGGACATGGGCGAAATCCTGGGCAGCGCGCCGCATGTTCTGTCCGTAGTCGGCCATGCGGCGCCCGATGGCGCGGCGGTGGGTGCCATGGGGCCCTGGAAGCTGTCGGTGGCCATGGCCTCCGATGTGGCGGATTTTCTGATGCGGGACGCGGGTCTGCCCGCCGGGCGCATGCTCGTGGCCGGTTACGGGGATCAGCGCCCGTTGGTGGATGGTGACGGAATCCGTGTCGGCTGGCGGGTGGAATTGGTCTTGAGTTCGGAAAATCCGACAGAGCCCCTGCCCACGGTGAATGCCCCGACCGGAGAAGGGTTTCGGCAATGGCTTGCCGCATCGAAGCCAGGAGGGCAATGA
- a CDS encoding MBL fold metallo-hydrolase — MSTNRNNISRRDFVKGAATGLVAGTFASMGMYSYSPWAYSQLPKTQRNQQDFGTCRSVRVTNISETSWFNNAHLIGDIHEAGGLLVNQYTLNWAPLANGKGSGKGSYEEGISTIKDLLPHDLEKAWEIQKKLSLHPENPGGYSCLLEVEALDGTVRKFLLDTGWSYEWMDSCFKREGIDQMLRDQEIEALFISHEHWDHFWGLPVTMKYDNRIPLYVHDGFYKEGLQYIKDSGYKGEPVIVNKPVTQIAPGMALLKFDVPIINRVFGETSLAFNIKDKGLVLVSGCNHQGILQFADFAFTNLKYDNDKFYGIYGGLHISPFEDWDPKYDDLVIALGQWGFELIGCNHCTGHLTAKKFVEAGYPVVRGTARFRSASEDYLGNGDKITFG; from the coding sequence ATGAGCACAAACAGAAATAACATAAGCAGACGCGACTTCGTGAAGGGCGCTGCTACCGGGCTGGTGGCCGGCACGTTCGCAAGCATGGGCATGTACTCCTACAGCCCGTGGGCCTACAGCCAGCTTCCGAAAACGCAGCGCAATCAACAGGACTTCGGCACGTGCCGAAGCGTACGCGTGACCAACATCTCGGAAACGAGCTGGTTCAATAACGCGCATCTCATCGGCGATATCCACGAAGCGGGCGGACTGCTCGTGAACCAGTACACTCTGAACTGGGCCCCTCTCGCCAATGGCAAAGGATCTGGCAAAGGATCCTACGAGGAAGGCATAAGTACCATCAAGGACCTGCTGCCCCATGATCTTGAAAAAGCATGGGAAATCCAGAAAAAGCTCTCCCTGCACCCGGAGAATCCGGGCGGCTACTCCTGCCTGCTCGAAGTAGAGGCTCTGGACGGCACTGTGCGCAAATTCCTGCTGGACACCGGCTGGTCCTACGAATGGATGGACAGCTGCTTTAAACGCGAGGGCATCGACCAAATGCTGCGCGATCAGGAAATCGAGGCGCTATTCATCTCCCACGAGCACTGGGATCACTTCTGGGGCCTGCCTGTCACCATGAAGTATGACAACCGCATCCCATTGTACGTGCACGACGGTTTCTACAAGGAAGGCCTTCAATACATCAAAGACTCCGGATATAAGGGCGAGCCGGTCATCGTAAACAAGCCCGTGACCCAGATAGCCCCGGGCATGGCCCTGCTCAAATTCGATGTGCCCATCATCAATCGCGTCTTTGGCGAAACCTCTCTCGCCTTCAACATCAAGGACAAGGGGTTGGTCCTGGTCTCGGGGTGCAACCACCAGGGAATTCTCCAGTTTGCGGACTTCGCCTTCACCAATCTGAAGTATGACAATGACAAATTCTACGGCATCTACGGAGGGCTTCACATCTCCCCGTTCGAGGACTGGGATCCAAAATACGACGATCTTGTCATTGCCCTTGGCCAGTGGGGTTTCGAACTCATCGGCTGCAACCACTGCACCGGGCATCTCACGGCCAAGAAGTTCGTCGAGGCGGGCTACCCCGTGGTGCGCGGCACTGCACGATTCCGCTCCGCTTCCGAGGACTACCTCGGCAACGGCGACAAGATAACCTTCGGCTGA
- a CDS encoding ABC transporter permease, which produces MKRWIAFWNILLKDVRTYYLKPPNLSWGLIFPLAWTGMFFIKTGSGIESISTVLPGVVCVSILFGTTSMLAVTITFEKKTRSFERLLLAPIPLTLLMLAKTSGAIVFGTLNAFVPVLLAAWLADLGQIAWGSFALAAIMIAVASTFQGLFIAVAVSEVFEAQTFSNFFRFPMIFLCGLFLPIAKLPLLLQPVSYALPLTYGADALHGAVNGNHVLPMNLNYLVLGGFCAVLFTASLWNIKRKWIV; this is translated from the coding sequence ATGAAGCGCTGGATCGCATTCTGGAACATCCTGCTCAAGGACGTGCGCACCTACTATCTGAAGCCGCCCAACCTGAGCTGGGGACTTATCTTCCCCCTGGCCTGGACAGGCATGTTCTTCATCAAGACCGGCAGCGGCATCGAAAGCATCTCCACCGTGCTTCCCGGCGTGGTGTGCGTGTCCATCCTCTTCGGAACGACCTCCATGCTCGCGGTGACCATAACCTTTGAAAAAAAGACCCGCTCCTTCGAACGCCTGCTCCTGGCCCCCATCCCGCTGACCCTGCTCATGCTGGCCAAGACCAGCGGCGCCATCGTCTTCGGCACATTGAACGCATTCGTCCCCGTGCTTCTGGCCGCATGGCTTGCGGATCTGGGCCAGATAGCGTGGGGCTCCTTCGCCCTGGCCGCGATCATGATCGCAGTGGCCTCCACTTTCCAGGGTCTCTTCATCGCCGTGGCCGTAAGCGAAGTCTTCGAGGCGCAGACATTTTCCAACTTCTTCCGCTTTCCCATGATCTTCCTGTGCGGCCTCTTTCTCCCGATCGCCAAGCTGCCCCTTCTGCTCCAACCAGTTTCCTACGCCCTGCCCCTGACTTACGGGGCCGACGCCCTGCATGGCGCGGTAAACGGAAACCACGTGCTGCCGATGAACCTGAATTATCTGGTGCTGGGCGGATTCTGCGCGGTCTTGTTCACGGCGAGCCTATGGAATATCAAACGCAAATGGATTGTCTGA
- a CDS encoding substrate-binding periplasmic protein: MLKKALMCLGFLLMCMRPQSAIAESLDIYYFEYPPYYHQLANGQASGIIVDLARQVFAAAGVEPKFSFVPAKRILHEIQSGRPAASLGWFKTAEREQFAHFSLPIYVNRPVGVFFLRENEQRFRPYDTLEGLLQNGSFFFGRVQGFSEGALLDEMISKYQDKTVQVAADTIRLLKMLESRRFDFMLIPPEEVDVLLQAAQTSKDKFKLRAMNDIPQGNLRYIIYSKAVDPDLIRRIDQAIVTEIGMLPNGQ; this comes from the coding sequence ATGCTGAAAAAAGCGTTGATGTGTCTCGGATTCCTGCTCATGTGCATGCGGCCCCAAAGCGCCATCGCAGAATCCCTAGACATCTACTACTTTGAATACCCTCCCTATTACCACCAACTTGCGAATGGCCAGGCATCTGGAATCATTGTCGATCTCGCACGCCAAGTTTTTGCTGCGGCCGGGGTCGAGCCGAAATTTTCCTTCGTGCCCGCCAAAAGAATCCTGCATGAGATACAAAGCGGTCGTCCGGCAGCGTCCCTGGGCTGGTTCAAGACCGCCGAACGCGAACAGTTCGCCCACTTTTCTCTACCGATCTACGTGAACCGGCCAGTGGGGGTATTCTTCTTGCGGGAAAATGAACAAAGATTCCGCCCATACGACACCCTCGAAGGGCTGTTGCAGAACGGAAGCTTTTTTTTCGGAAGGGTACAGGGGTTCTCGGAAGGAGCACTGCTCGACGAAATGATCTCGAAGTACCAAGACAAAACGGTACAGGTCGCGGCTGATACCATACGTCTGCTCAAGATGCTTGAATCCAGACGCTTCGACTTCATGCTGATACCGCCCGAGGAAGTCGATGTCCTCCTGCAGGCGGCCCAGACGTCCAAGGACAAATTCAAGCTGCGCGCAATGAACGACATCCCGCAGGGCAATCTTCGTTACATCATATATTCCAAAGCCGTGGACCCCGATCTCATTCGCAGAATCGACCAAGCCATTGTCACCGAAATCGGCATGCTCCCAAACGGGCAGTAG